GAGGAGGCCGGCACCAACCTGCAGGAGATGTTCAGGCGCTTCATGCCGGAGCGGAAGGTCAGGCGCAAGGTGAGCGTGCGCGACGGCCGCCGCCTGCTCGAGAACGAGGAGGCGGACCGCCTCATCGACCACGACGCCGTGACCCGCGAGGCGGTCGACCGCGCCGAGTCGCTCGGCATCGTGTTCATCGACGAGATCGACAAGATCGCTCGCGACGACCGCACCGGCGGCGCCGACGTGTCCGGCGAGGGCGTGCAGCGCGACCTGCTGCCCATCGTGGAGGGCACCCAGGTGAACACCCGCTACGGTCCGGTGCGCACCGACCACGTGCTCTTCATCGCGGCCGGCGCCTTCTCGGTCAGCAAACCAAGCGACCTCATCCCGGAGCTGCAGGGGCGCTTCCCGATCCGCGTCGAGCTCGAGGAGCTAGGGGCCGCGGACTTCCAGCGCATCCTCACCCAGCCGCGCTTCGCGCTGACGAAGCAGTACACGGAGCTCCTGGCGGTGGACGGCACCCACCTGCGCTTCGAGGAGAGCGGCGTGGTGGCGCTGGCCGAGTACGCCGAGCGCGTCAACCGCGAGGTCGAGGACATCGGCGCGCGACGCCTGCACACCATCCTCGAGACGGTCCTCGAGGACATCGCCTTCGGCACCGACCTGGGGGTGGTGGTGATCGACAAGGCCATGGTCGACAAGAAGCTCGCCGACCTGGTCGAGGACGAGGACCTCAGCCGCTACGTGTTGTAGGGGCGCGCTCGCGCGCCCCGGTCGTCAGATGTGCAGGGCCCTGCCGTCGACGGCCAGCGCCGCCTCCTTGACCACCTCCGCCAGCGTCGGGTGGGCGTGGATGGTGCGGGCGACG
This Trueperaceae bacterium DNA region includes the following protein-coding sequences:
- the hslU gene encoding ATP-dependent protease ATPase subunit HslU, translating into MTDLTPVDIVTELDRYIVGQSKAKRLVAVALRNHYRRRRLPEEIQGEVTPKNIMLIGPTGVGKTEIARRLARLARAPFLKVEATKFTEVGYVGRDVDSIVRDLVRASAVMVEEEKRAEVMAQARRAAEERLLDVLIPGGSDDSRERMRQLLRAGDLEERSVEIEVAEEPPASLPMPGMEEAGTNLQEMFRRFMPERKVRRKVSVRDGRRLLENEEADRLIDHDAVTREAVDRAESLGIVFIDEIDKIARDDRTGGADVSGEGVQRDLLPIVEGTQVNTRYGPVRTDHVLFIAAGAFSVSKPSDLIPELQGRFPIRVELEELGAADFQRILTQPRFALTKQYTELLAVDGTHLRFEESGVVALAEYAERVNREVEDIGARRLHTILETVLEDIAFGTDLGVVVIDKAMVDKKLADLVEDEDLSRYVL